The stretch of DNA ATTGTGAAACTCTCATAGATTTAATCCTGCAAATTATCCCTTCCCCTTCTAAAATACCTTTTATTATATGAGCTTCTGACTCATTATAAACTGAATATATCTTTACCCATTCTTCTTTCAAAAA from Nitrospinota bacterium encodes:
- a CDS encoding DUF2007 domain-containing protein, coding for MKEEWVKIYSVYNESEAHIIKGILEGEGIICRIKSMRVSQFPVTLNGLGEIKIYVLKDEAKKSREILESYKK